The sequence CTTCGGAGGCGAGGCCCCCCGGACGACAAGGCCGAACAAGACCGTCGATGCCACGACCAGCAGAAGTCCCTTGACCGCGAAGCTGCCGATAGGGGTGCCCGGCGTTATAAAGGAGCGGACCAGGGAGATGATCCCGACCAATACCAGCAGCATACTGAGAAATAAGGGAAAGTAGGCCGGACCCATCTTGAGGGCCGTGCCGATATGATAGTCCCCGACCAAGGCGATAATAATAGCTCCTGATCCGATGGTGATATAGATGAGACCGGTCAGGAAGTCTTTGATACTGCGAATGGGTGAGGTCAAAAGGCCCTCCCTTTAGTCGGCGTAAATACCGGCTTTCTTGATGATCGGTGCCCACTTGTCGATCTCGGCCTTAAGGTGGGTCCGCAGCGCCTCCGGGGTGGCCCTGTTTTCGGCCACCGGTTCGGTACCCAATTCGGCAAAGCGCTGTTTAACCGTGGCATCTTTCAATGCCTCCTGCAAGGCCTTGGCAAGTTTATCAATGATTTCCTTGGGCGTGCCCTTAGGGGCATATAAGGCGTGCCGGACGGCAACTTCAAAATTCGGCAACCCGGCTTCGTGCATGGTTGGGACGTCCGGCAGCGAAGGGACCCGCTTCTTGGTGGTCACCCCGTAGACCTTGATTTTGCCCCCCTTGATCTGACTGGTCGTGTTGGTGGTCTGGTCGCACATAAAGTCCACCTGGCCCCCCAAGAGGTCGTTCATGGCCGGACCGGTGCCTTTGTAGGGGATGGTGGTCAGGTCCGTCTGTAAGGCGGTCATGAAGAGCATGCCGCAGAGGTGCGAAGCAGCACCCAGACCGGCGTTGGCGTAAGTGACCTTGTCCTTGTTGGCTTTCACGTAGGCGATCAATTCTTTGAGGTTTTTGGCCGGAAAATCTTTCTTGGCCACCAGGGTCATGGGGACATCGGTGACCAGGCCGATAGGTTCGAAGTCGGTGATCGAATTATAGGGAAGTTTGCGATAAAGAGCGGGGGCTGTGGAGTGGCCGATATGGTGCATGAAAATCGTATAGCCGTCCGGGGCCGTCCGGGCCACCCGGGCCGCCGCAATAGTGCCCCCGGCACCGCCGACATTTTCTATGATAATCTGGGATTTAAGAGATGCGCCCATGGCCCGGGCGACCAGCCGGCCGACGGTATCCGTCGGGCCACCGGCTGAGAAGGGGATAATCATGGTGATCACTTTGGTCGGATACTGTTGGGCGTAGACCTGTGATGCACCGATTAATGCCAGACCAATGAGCATTCGGAAAATAATTTTGCCAATCATGAATAACCTCCATTTCCAATGATTTTTTAAACTAAGTATAAAGACGGGCCTTTATAAATCCAGCAATTAAATAGCAAGAGACATGCCAATAGGGGCAAATGAGGTGCCTGCCCTTTAACCTTCTATTTTTATTGATAACTCCGGTTTTGCTTCTTACAGGTGTTCCATTCGTTAAACGAAAATCCATAAAAGTTCCCGGTTGGCCGGCTGGAAAACCGTACGGAATATTCAACGGATTATAAATAAAGGACCCATAAAAAGTATTGACGTCAATAATATGCTTAATCGGAAAAGGGCTTCCCTGTCAAGATAAAATAAAAGGCCCATCCCCCTTATGCGGGGATGGGCCTTTTATATAGCTTATAGAATAATTATTTATCTGCGGGTATCAGCGAAAATCTGCGTCCTGATTAAAATATCCGTCTTTAATGAATCGAGGCGCTGTTGGGATCCAGCTTAACGGAAATCGCGATCTTATACAAGAGGGTAAGGACTAAAAATCCGGTGGCCCAGACCCCCAGAGCGATAAAGATTTCCGGTAAGGTCGGGGCATATTCGGTGATGTGCTCCAAGGGAGAGGGCATAAAACCGGTGACCACCAGGGTGAGACCTTTTTCAATCCAGAGAGAGCCGAAGACCCCGATACAGGCCGCCACCAGCCAGGCGTTGCTTTTTCGGGCCAGCGGCAACAGGAGGATAAGGGCCGAAAGGCAACCCGCCACCACCGATATCCAGGTCCAGGCCACATATTTGTTATGGCCTTCCAATCCGAAGAAGAGATACTGGAAGGCGTGCTTGTGGCCAGGAATGTTGCTGTAAAAAGCGGTAAAGAGCTCCAGGAGGACGAAGAAAATACTGGCCAGTATAGCGTAGGTCACAATATTTCTTAATTTATTAATGGCCTCCTGTCCGGCATCAAAGGTGGATAATCGTTTCACCAAGAGGGCCAATAGAATCAAAAAGGCCGGACCGGCGGCAAAGGCCGAGCCTAAAAAACGGACGGCCATGATCGCCGTCAGCCAGAAATGCCGGCTGGGCATACCGGCGTACAGGAAGGCCGTGACCGTGTGGATACTGATGGCCCAGGGAATGGATAAATAGATAAGCGGCTTGACCCACTGGGGGGGCGCAACCGCCTTTCGCTCGGCAGCCAGCACATTCCAGCCGATTAACAGATTCAGGAGCAAGTAGATGTTTAAAACGAGAAAATCCCAAAAGAGAATCGAGTTGGGCGTCGGATAAAGAATGATATTCAAGAGCCGATTGGGATATCCCACGTCCACCGTGACGAACAAAATGCACATAACCACCGAAGCGATGGCCAGGAATTCGCCCAGGATGGTAATCTTCCCAAAGACCTTCACATCGTGCAGATAGTATGGCAAAACCAGCATGACCGCCGAGGCCGCGACCCCGACCAGAAAGGTAAACTGGGCGATGTAAAACCCCCAGGAGACATCCCGGCTCATACCGGTGATTCCCAACCCCTCATTATACTGATAGAGATAACAGGCAAAGCCGATACCGATAAAAATCAGCAAAAAGATAATCCAGCTAAAATAAGTCTTGGTTCCCGACAGGGCCTTTTCAAACATAATCACCTCATACTAAGAAATAAACATTCGGTTGGGTTCCCAAAGAAGGTTTACGTCGAATCGAATAATTTTCCTTAAGGAGCTTCCTGACTTCTGAATTAGGGTTATCCAGGTCGCCGAAGGTCATGGCCCCGTTGCTGGCCTCCGCACAGGCCGGATAGAGGCCTTTGGCGATCCGTTCTTCACAGAAATTACACTTCTCCACCACCCCTTTGGACCGGGTGGGATATTCCGGGTTGGTGGGTTCCTTGAGGAACTTGCGAGGGTCCCGCCAGTTAAAACTCCGGGCACCATAAGGGCAGCCGGCCATACAGAACCGGCAACCGATGCAGCGGTGATAATCCATCATGACTATACCGTCAGGGCGTTTGAAGGTGGCCTGGGTGGGACAGACCCGGACGCATGGGGGATCGGTACAATGGTTGCAGAGGACCAGAAAGGACTTATGGGCCATGCTTTCCGGCAGGAATTGATTCTGATCATCGGGAAAGGCGTTCTCATACTTCTCCGTCCAGATCCACTTGATTTCCTGCCGCACATTGGCCACCTTGGGGACATTATGGGTCTTATTGCAGGCGTCGATACACCTTTGGAAATCTTCCGGGGTTTTGAATTTTCGGGTGTCGATGACCATGGACCATTTCTTCCCTTGCGACAGGGGTGCCCGGGCCTGGGCCTCTATGGCACCAGGCTTAAGGATCTCGAAGGCGGCCTGGCCCCCGAGTCCCCAGAGGGAAGCGATCCCGGCAATCCTTAAAAATTCTCTTCTGTTGATGCCCATCACTTGGTCTCCTTTGGTGCAATATGGCAGTCCCAGCAGAACGGTTTTACCTCCATATAATTATGGCACTGATCACAAAACTGGGTTTTGTTGGAATGGCATTTCATACAGCCATTCTGAAGACTTTTTTCAAAAACCCTCCCGTCCGCCGCAGTATATAATCGTTTATAGTCTCCCCGGACCACTTCGTGGCGCCATTCATCCAAAATCTTCATATGGGTGGTTTTCATGGTCGCTTTGGGTTCGAGGCACTTTTTTTCCTTCATCTGCCTAATAACCGGTGTATCTATTTTGGGGTCCGGCTTGGCAGCCGCCTTTCCCAGATTGTACCAGAGAGGAAAGGTGACCAGAATCACAAAAACAATAATCATCGGAATGATCTTATTTTCATCGTACATCATTCTTCATTCTCCTCCTCGGCTTCTCCACCCAAAGGTTCACCGCGTAAATCGGTGGTCCGTTCGATCTCCCCATCCATAACCAGGGCATTGGCCACCAGTTCATGCAGGCCGGTGACCCCGACCTCCGGCGCCCAATATTCCATCAAGGTGCTTAATGCCGCCCGGTCTATGGCGCAGATGTTGGCCAGCATGTTGACCCCGTGTTTGTCCTGCACGTAACGAACGGCATTGGCCCTGGGGAACCCGCCCCGCATCCGGAGTTCCATATTCTCCCCGGCATTCAGGCCAGAGCCGCTGCCGCAACAGAAGGTCTGTTCCCGGATGGTCCCCTCGGGCATCTCAAAAAAATTATTACAGACACTCTGAAGGACGTATCGGGGCTCTTCAAAAAAGCCCATCCCCCGGGCGGTATTGCAGGAATCGTGGAAGGTCACTTTCAGGTGATCGTTTCGGCTGGGATCCAATTTTAACTTGCCGTTTTTAATCAAGTCGGCCGTGAATTCGACCAGGTGGACCATCTTGGTGGAAGTGGCATTTTCAAATCTGGTCCCGGTAATCGGGGATACCGGCACTTCCAGAAAGTCGGCCGGGCCGTTCATGGTATCCATGTACTGGTTGACGACCCGCCACATATGGCCGCATTCGCCGCCCAGGATCCATTTAACCCCCAAACGTTTGGCTTCGGCATACATCTTGGAATTGAGCCTTTTCATCATTTCATGGGAAGTAAAAAACCCGAAATTCCCTCCCTCGGAGGCATAGGTACTCCAGGTATAATCCAGTCCCAACTGATGGAACAGCATCAGATACCCCATACAGGTAAAAGTACCCGGATCGGCGAAGACGTCTCCCGATGGGGTGACGAAGAGGATCTCGGCCCCTTTCCGGTTAAAACTGGGCTCAGGGCGGATCCCGGTGACCCCTTCGACCTCATCCAGGAAAAAATCGATCATATCCTTAAAGGCATGGGGCTCGATGCCCAGGTGATTCCCTTTCCGGAAACAGTTGGCTACCGGTCCGGCGATCCAGTCGATATTCAGGCCTACCAGGTTCAACAGCTCCCGGCCGATAATCGTTACTTCGGCCGTGTCGATGCCGTAAGGGCAGAAAACAGAACAGCGCCGGCATTCGGTGCACTGGAAAAAATAACTCCACCATTCTTTCAGGACCTCTTCAGTCAGATCCCGGGCCCCGACCATTTTCCTGAAAATCTTGCCAGCCGTGGTGAAGTCCCGGCGGTAGACCGACCTTAAAAGCTCGGCCCGGAGGACCGGCATATTTTTGGGATCACCGGAACCGATGAAGAAATGGCATTTGTCGGCACAGGCCCCGCAACGGACACCGCCCCCCAAAAAGATGTGAAAACTTCGAAACCGGCTGATCCGCTCCCGGATTCCTTCAATGATAATCGCTTTCCAATTATCGGGTAATTTCCAGTCTTGATCCAAGGGATTCCAGGCCCTGGGATTGGGCAGCCCCACGGCCTCTAAATTTTTAGACTGGCCGGCATAACAATAGGTTCCGGGTTTTATTTCCGCCGGGGTATTCATCCAGCCCTTAAAGAACGGGGGGGAATGTTTTATCCGGGATAATTCTTCAGGAGTTGGGACATTTTTGACAGCCATATTTACTCCTTCTCCACTGGAATTCCAGCCTCAATCATTTTTTCTTTAAACTCTTCTTCGTATTCATCGTAGGTATGGACCTTTACCGGGTAATTCCAGGGATTGATGTGCCTGACCATCCGGTTATTATTGGCCATGATTCTCGTCGGACTCAGGAAGACCCCCCCTAAATGAACCAGCTTGCTGAAAGGGAAATAGGCCAACAGACAACTGACCAAAAACAGGTGCATATAAAAAAGGACCCCGATCCCCTGGGGGAGAACGGGGTGAAAAGTCACCAACCCCAGGACTAATTGCTTGGCACTGACGATATCTACCTTGAGCAGATAGCGCATCAGGATTCCGGTTATGGCAATGGCCATGATCAGCAACAAGGGGAAATAATCCGTGGGTAATGAGATGTATCGGACGGTAGGGATATAAATTCTTCGGAGGAACAGATAAGCGGCGGCGGCTAATAAAATGACCCCACTCAAAAACAAGGCCGGAAGCATCAGGCCCGGCAAAGGACCGATCCCGGCCTGCATAAATCCATCCAGGGCCTCGATGAGCGTAACGAAAGCCGGGACCGGTTCGGTAAAAAACCGGAGGTGCCGGATCAGGACCACCAAAAAGGAATAGTGGAAGAGGATAGCCGACAGCCAGAGCCACTTTTCCCATTCATAAGTGACCCGGGGTCCTTCTCGATATTCCATGGTACTGTTTCGGAATAGGGAACGAAAGAGGAAGATCTCCAAAACCATTCTTCCAAATACGCCTGCAGCGGTAGAGGGGTTCTCCAGTTTGTTGGGTTTGATCCAGGGGAGAGTCTTCTGCTGACCGGCCGTGGTGGGAATGCGGAAAGGGACCGCTGAAAAGGACCACAGGAGCAATCGCCCCACAACCCCCGCCAGAAAGGTGATCATGGCCAGGTAAGGAATAACTACCCCGAACAAAACCTGCAGGTTGGCCACCTGCATCCCCACGAAGGGGATGAAAACGAGAACCAGTACCGTGATGAAGGATAAGATAATGCCCGATATAAAATTCATGAAAGTCTACCTCTCCTCAATTAGGTTTGGCCCTGAAACACTTGACTAAAATTCGGATTGCGGATTGCGGATTGCGGAATATTTAAACAACTCGCCAAAAAGTCGTCCACTCTGCCATTCACGGCAAACCCCGGATCAGTTTCATGATCGGAACCGGATGGTTGTTAATTCCGCAATCCGAAATCTAAAATTATGCCGGGCCCGCCTCCGCTGGTTCTTCCACGACCAGTTTGGCCCTTCGAAGCAGCCGGACGGTCCGGTTATTAATCTCATTGGCTTTGAGATCGTAAATCTTTTCCCGGCACTTCATAAATATATCAAATGCCAAAAGGGCTACGGCGTCTATTCTGGACTCTAATGCTAAAAGGTCTCTCCCTGCCCGGCTTTCTTGAATTTCCTGCTCCAGTTCCTCTCTGAACACCTGTTTCAATAAAAAGATGAAGGCCAAAGCCTGGGAGGCCGAGAGATCTTGAACGGCCCGTATACGAATAATATTTTCAAGAAAAGGCCGCAGGGTTTCGAGGTCTACCCCTTTAAAAAGACCATCCAGGACGGGTTCAATCTCCTGGGAAAGGATATATCCCACCGGGTTGGCAAAACGATTCTTTTTATTTTTTAAGAATCTGGCGGTCTCTTCGGGGTAAGTCTCAATAGTCAGATCAAACCATTTGTTTAGAATGGCCGTCTTTCTATCGGCATAGAGTTTTTCCAGGTCCATAAAGGTGATTAAAGGTGACGAGTGACGGGTGACGAGTGACAAAGAAAAACCCGTCACCCGTCACTATCTTTTACTCGTCCTATTGACCTGTAGTTATACGCAACCGGTCGGTTTAGGAAGGCCGGCCATCTTACAGGCCCCTTTTCCAGGTCCGGAAGGGAACAATTCATAGATGTATTTGAGCTTGTATCCGGTAACCTTGGATAAAATCCGGACCATGGGGGCGATTCCGTTTTTTTTGTAATAATCTTGCAGGATATTAATCACTTTCCAATGTTCTTCGGTCAGCTCTTTGATTCCTTCGGATTCCTTTACGTAATCGACCCACTCCCGGGCCCAGCTATTGAAATCATCGATAAAACCATCTTCATCAACGCTAAAGGTTTTTCCTTTAAATTCAACGGTAGGCATGCTTACATCCTCCTCGTAAAATATTTTTTTGTGGCCAATAAATGACCTATTTTCTCTAAAATGTCAAGGGGATTTTATCTGTTTTCCCCTAAATTTATAAGGTCAAAGCTGTATCCTTGTGGATAACGGTCTTAAGCCGCTTCCCTCAAGGGGGGTCTCAAGCGGCGGAGAACCTTCGGTTCTACGGAGCTTATATTCTTTAGACTGCTCCACCAGGGCCGGGGCCCAGCCCGGGGTCCCTAAGGCATGGAGATGGGTATAGGTGGCCAGAACATTTTTATAAACAATCCCTTCCCCCACCCCATCCAATCCAAACCCTTTGATCATTTTAAAAACCGGGGCAATTCGGCAGGAGTCCCAGTCCAAAACACGGGAATAGTGGAACTCATGGCCTTTGAGAACCATGCCCACCGGGAAAAATGGGTTTTCTTTCCGGACCTTGAGCGTGGTATAGCCATGGCCTTGCGGTCTTTTCTCGAGGACAAAGGCTAAAGGCAGGGTTCCGACCATGGGATAAGCCTCACCCTGGTAAATCAAGGTCTTCCCTAAATACATCAACCCCCCGCATTCGGCATAGACCGGCAGCCCCTCTTCGATGGCCTCGTTCAAGGCCAATCGAAATGATGCGTTTTGAGCCAGCATAAGGGCCTGGGTTTCAGGAAACCCTCCCCCGATATAAAGACCATCCAAGCCTGGCGGAAAGGCCCCTCCCAGGGCATTTAAAAAGACCAGTTTGGCCCCGGCCTTTTCCAGGGCCTCCAGATTTTCCGGGTAATAAAATTGAAAGGCTTCATCCTGGATGACGCCGATCAACGGATTAGAAGAAGAAGTACCGGCCTTTTTTGAGTAAACCGGATGGAGCGTGAAGGACTTCATCGCCGGGGCATCAAAAGCCAGGGTCCTGAGACTATCCAGGTCTAAATAATTTTCCGCTAAATTTTGGGCGGAATGCACCGCTTTACCCACTTCGGGATGCTCCTGAAAAGGCAGGAGCCCTAAATGGCGTTCCGGAAAATGAGAGGACGGCATCCGCGGAATAGCGCCTAAAATGGGGAGACCGCAATACTGTTCAATGGACTTCCGAATGATGGTTTCATGCCTGCTCCGGGCAATATGATTCAAGACAATCCCTTTCAAACTCAGGGCCGGATCAAACTGCTGGCAGCCGAGGATCATGGCCGCTACGGTGCGGGTGGTCTTGGTACAATCTACAATCAATACCAAAGGGGTTTTTAACATCTTGGCCAGCTCGGAGGTGCTATAGGTCCCTTGAGGGTTAATTCCGTCATACAAACCACGATTGCCTTCAATGAGGGACAATTCCCCGGCTTGGGCCCTCTGTTGAAAGGAATGGTGAACGGTTTTCTTTCCCATCAAAAAAGGGTCCAAATTAAAACACGGGTGGCCGGCTGCCATAGCCAACCACCCGGCATCAATATAATCCGGTCCCTTTTTAAAAGGAACAACCTTCAAGCCACGGGCCATCCAAGCCGCCAAAATTCCCATTGAAATGACGGTTTTTCCCGATCCCCCCCGCAGGGAGGCCATCATGATGCGGGGTAGACCCATTTTCCCAACTTCAACTTCAAAATTGCTTTTTAAGGCAGGAACACCCTGTTGAAAGGGGCTATTCCTCCCCTTCCTCAGCGGCGCCTTGTTTACCGGCCCCTTTAATGCCATACAGGGTGGTGCTTCCGCTGGACCAGTACTCCAGCATCCCCTGCTGAACCATATTATTGACTAATTTATTGACTTCCCTGGCCTTCCAATCGGGCAGCATGGCATAAAAATCTTTCAGATAAAATTTGGATTTGCCCTTTTTCTTTTCCAGGCCATCCATAACAATTTTTTGGGCTTCGGCGACTTCCATTCTCAACCTCTTTCTTTTTGAGTTTTAAGTTTGGAGTTTTGAGTTCGGAGTGAGGAGACTGGCAAGTCTTTGCTCCGAACTCAGCACTCCGAACGCTTAACGTTTTTTTTCAAATTAGGCCGTAAACTTGAACTGAGAAGTCTGCCGCCAGGTATAATAAGCCGGATCACGGAAATCATCAATCAGGTGATGGGTAAAATCCAGACCGGTTTTTTCAAAAAACTTTTCCCAGCCGATCCTTTCGGCCCATTCCCCTAACCGCTCGTATTTCTTGGCATCCGCGGCATAGACCTCAACGATATTGCGAATACAATCGGTAGTCTCCGGCCAACGGGGTACATTATTGGGCAGGAAAGCCACCACCACCTTGGAAAACTTGGGGGCGCTGATCCGGTTGGAGACCTTCCCGCCGACCATGATCACGATTCCATCCCCATCGGCATCGGCCAGGGGCATGGCCGGACACATGGTATAGCAGTTTCCACAGAACATGCAGCGATCCACGTTGACCGCTACGGCCTGGGCATCCGTTCCATCCGGTTTTTTGATCTTGGCCGGTTTAATGGCCGCGGTCGGACAGGCGGCTATGGCCAAGGGAATTTCACAGACCTTATCGATCACCTCGGCATCGATCATGGGCGGTTTGCGGTGATAGCCCAGGATGGCGATGTCGGAACAATGGACGGCCCCGCACATATTCAAACAGCAGGCCAGGGAAATTCGGACCTGGGCCGGCATCCTCATACTGGTAAAATCATCAAACAAGTCATCCATGACCGCTTTGACCACGCCGGAGGCATCGGTCGCCGGGGTATGGCAATGGAGCCAGCCCTGGGTATGGACGATGTTGGTAATCCCGGCGCCGGTCCCGCCAACGGGAAATTTAAACCCTCCCCCCGGCTGTTTACGGCTCAGAAGATCCTGTTTTAAGGGTTCGACTTTGGATTGGTCATCGACCATGAATTCAACATTATTACGGGTGGTAAAGCGAAGGTAGCCGTCGCAGTGCTTGTCGGCGATGGCACACATCTCCCGGATATGGGAAATACTCATCACCCGGGCCCCGCCGACCCGGACGGTGAAGACCTTGTCCCCGCTTTCCGCCACATGGACCAGGACCCCGGGTTCTAAAATTTCATGGTAGGCCCATTTTCCAAAGTTATTCTTTATGACCGGAGGAAGGAATTCCTCATAACTTTTCGGCCCGATATCGGTAATTCTATCCTTTAAAGGATTTGATGGATCATAAGGCATCGGTAGTTACCTCCTATCTCTGATGATACTTGCGATATTCTTTAATGTCTCGGTCGAACCCGCCCTCAACTTCTTCCGCTTTCCAGAAGATATAAGGATTGGTCCTGGGTTCCTTAACCATTTGAGGAAGCGGCTTCAATTCCATGGCTTCCAAAAGCTTCTGGAACCCTTTCCTCTTGATTAATTCTCCGAGACGTTCCCGGTTCTTGCCCTCTTCCATCCAATAATCCCAGAGTTTCTCGATAAGCTCTTTGATTTCAGTATAGGGCGGTTCGGCTTTAATAAAAGGAACCAGCAGGGAACCCATCTGGGCGCCGTCCAGGATGGGGGCCTTGGCCCCGACCAGAATGGACAATCCCGTATCTTCGCCGATCCGTAAGGCCCGAGGCATGACATTGATGCAATGCATACAGCGGGTACATTCGGGGTTGAAGATTTCCAATTGTTTCCCATCCCAGGCCATACAGTTGGTGGGACAAAGGTCAATGACTTCTTTCTGGATATCAAAGGCCCCCCAATCGCGTCCGGAATGGGCACCGGCATTGGGTTTTAATTCCCCGGCCACATAGGCGGCAACGGCCTTCTGATCGATCCGGATATTGTCCTTCCAGGTCCCGATAAAGGACATGTCGGATCGGGCAATGGAGGCCACACAGCAATTCGGACAGCCGTCAAATTTAAATTTAAATTTATAGGGGAAGGCCGGACGGTGCAGATAATCCTGATATTCGTTGGTCAGGTCAAAACAGAGGGCCTGGGTGTCATAACAGGCATATTCACAGCGGGATTTCCCCAGACAATCGGAAGTCGTCCGCAGGTTTGATCCTGAACCGCCGAGATCTTGGCCGATATCATGGGTCAGTTCCCAAAAGACCTCTTCCAATTGAGGCGTATGGGTCCCTAAAAGGATGATATCGCCGGTGGAACCATGCATATTGGTGATCCCACTGCCCCTTCTTTCCCATAAGTCACAAATCTTCTCCAAATACTCGGTGGAGTAATATTTACCGCCCGGTTGATTGACCCGGATGGTATGGAAATGGGCTACTCCAGGAAACATTTCCGGTTGATCGCAGTACCTGCCGATAACGCCCCCCCCATAACCGAAAACGCCGACGATTCCGCCGTGTTTCCAGTGGGTGCGTTTGTGCACGTAGGTCAGTTCCAGAACGCCCAGGATATCATCACAAACATCTGCGGGGATCTGGAAGTCAACCCCTTTTTCATTCTTGGCCCGAGATTCTGCTTCTCGTTTTATATCGCTTACAAAACTCGGCCACGGCCCGCTTTCTAATTGATCCAGCAGGGGTGTTTTGTGCTTCATTAGTATAACCTCCCATTCTATAGTGATAATAATTTATTACTGGTAACGATAAGGTATTAACGCCCTTAAGGGCTTATTGAATTCGGCCCACCACCTCCCCTCGG comes from Deltaproteobacteria bacterium and encodes:
- a CDS encoding dissimilatory sulfite reductase D family protein; its protein translation is MEVAEAQKIVMDGLEKKKGKSKFYLKDFYAMLPDWKAREVNKLVNNMVQQGMLEYWSSGSTTLYGIKGAGKQGAAEEGEE
- the dsrB gene encoding dissimilatory-type sulfite reductase subunit beta, with the protein product MPYDPSNPLKDRITDIGPKSYEEFLPPVIKNNFGKWAYHEILEPGVLVHVAESGDKVFTVRVGGARVMSISHIREMCAIADKHCDGYLRFTTRNNVEFMVDDQSKVEPLKQDLLSRKQPGGGFKFPVGGTGAGITNIVHTQGWLHCHTPATDASGVVKAVMDDLFDDFTSMRMPAQVRISLACCLNMCGAVHCSDIAILGYHRKPPMIDAEVIDKVCEIPLAIAACPTAAIKPAKIKKPDGTDAQAVAVNVDRCMFCGNCYTMCPAMPLADADGDGIVIMVGGKVSNRISAPKFSKVVVAFLPNNVPRWPETTDCIRNIVEVYAADAKKYERLGEWAERIGWEKFFEKTGLDFTHHLIDDFRDPAYYTWRQTSQFKFTA
- the dsrA gene encoding dissimilatory-type sulfite reductase subunit alpha, translated to MKHKTPLLDQLESGPWPSFVSDIKREAESRAKNEKGVDFQIPADVCDDILGVLELTYVHKRTHWKHGGIVGVFGYGGGVIGRYCDQPEMFPGVAHFHTIRVNQPGGKYYSTEYLEKICDLWERRGSGITNMHGSTGDIILLGTHTPQLEEVFWELTHDIGQDLGGSGSNLRTTSDCLGKSRCEYACYDTQALCFDLTNEYQDYLHRPAFPYKFKFKFDGCPNCCVASIARSDMSFIGTWKDNIRIDQKAVAAYVAGELKPNAGAHSGRDWGAFDIQKEVIDLCPTNCMAWDGKQLEIFNPECTRCMHCINVMPRALRIGEDTGLSILVGAKAPILDGAQMGSLLVPFIKAEPPYTEIKELIEKLWDYWMEEGKNRERLGELIKRKGFQKLLEAMELKPLPQMVKEPRTNPYIFWKAEEVEGGFDRDIKEYRKYHQR